The window TCAATTGACTTTGTCGCCATCTCTTTTTTATTTAGTGTACCCATGTACTGCCTCTATCAGGACGTTTTCGAAATCTGAACATATCTTTTGCCAGCTATAATTTTCGTTTACGAATTCCATCCCTTCATAACTCATTTTTTCCCTCATTTCTTTATTATTAAAGAGATGGATCACTGCCTGTTCTATCTCATCGCTGATTGCGGTATATATTACCTTATCCTCAGCTATTTCCCTGACACCTTTTAAATCTGTAGAAATTACAGGTTTCCTGCATGCCATATATTCAAGTAATTTTAACGGGAATGAATTTTGACTATCTCCAGTGGTTTTTCGTGAGACCATACACACATCCATGCAGGAGATATAATTAGGCAATTCACGGGTCAGGACACTTCCCACAAAAATAACATTTCCCGCAATCCCCAGTTGTTGTGCTGATTTTTTTAATTGGAATGACCTGTCGCCGTCTCCAATAATTACCATCTTAACATGGTAACCAGAACTGACCAATCGTTTTATTGCAGCAAAAGTCTGTTCAAGCTCAACCCACTCACTTAATACACCAACAAATCCCAGGATAAAATCGCGTTCTATTCCTAATTTTCTCTTCAGATTCCCGGAATCCCGGGGATAAAATAATTCAGTATCCACGCCGTTAGGTATTATTCTTGATGTATCAGGGGGAAAGCAGTAGGAATTTAATAGTGAATCTGTTACCAAAGTTATCTTATCAGATGTTTCCAGAGATTTATTAAACATATATTTCCCGGCAGAATGCCCGATATTCTTGAACACACGTGGGATTTGTGGGGATGTCTTAATCGCTTCAGGCAAGTCATCAGCCACATCAAATACCGTCGGAATATCATAAGACTTTACCTTTTTACCCACATAATAACCTGCGATGAGACTATTAAAATTGATATGAACATCATAGTCACTGAAATGCAGTTTTTCATCAAACAAGTCGAAATTTTTTATTAACAATAATTCCTGTAACACAGGATTTATGTGCCTCTCGGTGATATAATGTAACCTGGCATCTTTCAGACACTCTTCCAGATACTCATCATGCTTCTCCTCTAACCACCAGGCTTTAACACTCAAAATCGTGATCTCATGGTTCCGGGACAGGTGCTTGATAATATGATGCGGTCTCTGGGGATTGATGCGTTTTACGTCAGGCAGTGAAGTGATCAGAATTTTCATGTGAGTTCCCTGTTCTCTTTTCTCTCCCCCATTGTCGTGCTGACCAACACCTCTTCCATTTGTCCCACTATCTTTGACCAATCATAATTCTCTTCCACAAACCTCCTGCCTTGCGCACCCAACCTTTTTCTAAGCCCCTCATCTTCATACAGTGCCAGTATCTTTTGCTTCAGTTCATCCCTGCCAGATGCATAGAGTACTCGCTCTCCTGCAACCCCATGTATCCCCTGCAGCCTGGCTGAAAGTACCGGCTTCCCACATGCCATATACTCGAATAACTTCAAAGGAACCGCCATCTCAGAAATTGCCCCCTCCCTGAAAGGCATAATACAAACATCCATGGCTGAAATATACTTTGGCACTTCAGAATAGGGTACCATACCGGTAAATATCACCTTCTTCTCAACTCCATACCTTTTTGCCAGTTCCACGTTCTCCCCGAACCTGCCCTCTTTCCCAACCACAACCAGCTTGACCTCATCATTCAACTCCTTTAACACAGAAAAGATCGGCTCAAGGTCTATCCATTCCCTCATCACACCCACATAACCAATAATAAAACCATCAAGACCAAAATCGTACCTCGCACCCATACCATGATCCCTGAAAAGATCGGTATCCACTCCATTTGAGATTATGTCTGATTTACCTTCAGGGATATCATAAGCCGTTCTCAGTACCTCTGTGGTCAGGGTGATCCTCTCTGAGATACGAATGTTCTTTTTCAGCATCATATCTCCAAAAAAACCGCCAACCGGTCTTAATATTCCAGGGATTTGGGGTGAATGTCGTACCATTGCACCCAGGTCATCAGCAATATCATATACGGTTTTCAGTTTCCTGGCCGCAAAATAACCCGACACCAAGGTACTATAATTCAAATGAACGTCAAAGTCGTTTGTTTCCACAATTTCATTCACTTTGTTCCTTGACAATACTTCCTGAAGCACAGGACTCACTTTTCTATCAGTTAAATGGTAATAATCTATCCTGTCAAAAATATCATCGAAATCCCTTGAATACGATTCCAGGTCGCCCTGCCCACCTTTCCACCAGTCATTTATGCTGAGAACAGTTACGTCATGATCTTTCGAAAGATGCCTGACAAATTGATGGGGCCTGTTATGCTGGGATTTTTTCAAATCAACTATCGAAGTCACCAGGATGTTCATACATGACGCTCCAGTATCCCAATTATCTTTTCTCCTGCCCTGCCATCCCCAAACGGATTAGTCCAATTTTTGTTGGTTTTTACCATTTTCCTGACAGAATCCAGAATCTTTTCAGGAGATGTCCCTGCAATGATATTGGAACCTGCTTCAATGGTTTCTGGTCTTTCAGTATTATCCCTCAGAGTAACACACGGGACATTCAGGATACAGGTCTCCTCCTGCACACCGCCTGAATCCGTGAGTACCAATCGGGCATTACTTTCAAGTTGAAGGAAGCCTGGATAGTCCAGTGGATCAATGAATTCAATAGTATTTACCACGATGTCGAATTCTTCCATTCTTTTTTTTGCTCTCGGATGAATTGGGTATATTACCGGTAACCCAAACATTTCAGCAACAAGTTCCAGTGCCTTAATAATTCCCTCAAATATCTTTTTTTCATCCACATTTTCCTGTCTGTGTACTGTTGCAAGGAAATATTCTCCAGCTTTAAGATGAAGGTCATTGAGGATATCGACCCTATTATCTGCAATTTCCAGGTTTTGGAAGACTGCATCAACAATGGTATTGCCGGTTACAAAGATCATCTCAGCAGGGATCCCTTCTCCAATTAATGTCTCCCTTGACTTTTCAGTCGGGGAAAAAAGGTAATCTGAACAATGGTCAGTCAAAACACGGTTAATTTCCTCAGGCATTTTCCTGTCATAACTTCTAAGACCTGCTTCAACATGACCGACCCCTATGCCCAGCTTTGCAGCCACGATAGCACCGGCCAGTACAGTATTAGTATCCCCCTGCAACAACGCGATATCCGGGCTTTCTTTTATTAAGATCTCCTCAATACCCATCATCATCTTTCCCGTTTGTTCGCCGTGACTGGAAGACCCGATACAAAGGTTATACTTAGGTTCGGGTAGTTCAAGTTGCTCAAAAAAAATACGGTCCATATTACGTGAATAATGCTGGCCGGTATGAAGAATAAAATAATCTGTGCCTCTTTTTTCGCACTCCCTTATTAAAGGAGACAATTTGATAATTTCAGGCCTCGTTCCAAGAATAATTACAATTTTCATGAAGTCGACATTTCCTAACGCGTGTAAATATCTTTTTTATCTACCGTTTTATTTGTTTTTAGTCTCTCTTATCAACAATGACATAGTGTGTAGAATGATTCCGGTAAATGCTGAAAATGTTCCTATTAATGTTAACATTATCAAAAGCAAAGATGGTCCGAACGGCAACTGCCCTCCTGCTAAAAATAGTTTAATATAATGCAGCCCGATCCCAAATCCTGCCAGCATCAATGCTATTCCCGGCACCGTAAAATAAAATAGCGGCCGATTCAGCTCCATATCATGCAGCACCTTCACCAGCACCCTCAACCCATGCCTCACCGGATTCGCAGTGGAACAATCAACATCATACCGAACACTGATATCCACCTCTTTCACCCTCAGCTTTGCAAGAGCAGCATCCACCAGCATCTCGCTCTCTATCTCAAAACCGCTTTCCCTGAACCTGAAAGCTGGTATGGTATGTGCCGCAAAAGCACGAAAACCGCTCTGGCTATCGGTCACATCAAGCCCACTGCTAAAGTTCGTGGCCTTGTCCAGCACTTTCTGGCCCAGGCGGCGGTATCCAGGAGTATTCTTGCCGTGGCCGTTCATATAACGGCTGCCGTTCACAACATCTGCTTCCCCCTCCAGGATAGGAGCAATAAGTTTGGGTATTTCAGAAGGATGGTGCTGTCCGTCAGCATCCAATGTCACGATGATATCAGCCCCTTTGGCCGCTTTAAAACCACTCCTGAGCGCCGCACCCTTCCCTCTGTTTATGGGATGCCGTATCACTTCGGCCCCGGCCAGTTCGGCTACCTCTGCGGTCCGGTCCGTACTACCGTCGTCGATAACAAGCACCCGGTCGACATACTGACGTGTGCGAAGGATCACGGAACCTATGCTGACCTCCTCATTGTAGGCGGAGAGGACGGCGGTTATGGTGGGCAGGTGGGCACCTCCGGGAAATGGGTTGGGTGAATATGGGTGGAGTACCATGAGGGAAACATATGTAGAATGTCCTTCAATGTATCAAAATTCAGATCAAAGTTCACGTATAAAGCTCCGTTTTTTTTTTCCGTAAGAATTCATCAATCTAACGCTGCCTGCATATCTTTTTTATCAATCCTGTCTTTTTTAGAATAGGTTTTTCATGCTGGATTTCCGAGTTAATAATTACCCAATCTTCAAACATTATTTTCCTTCGGATATTTAATTGCACTCTATATACAAATTATCTCATTCCATTTATATAATTATGTATAACATATTGTACTTAAACAATTGCCAGCGTCGCCAATCTATTTCTTCCCGGAACCATTTTTTCCCCAGCATGTCCCCTCCTAAAGCTATCAACGCGCCAAGTCTAGTAAAGGATAATAGCTGCTTGTTCAATCCCATATCAAAGAGCACCTTCGCCATCACCCCGAATCCATATCATACCGGATTGGCAAGAAAACGATCAATATCATACCGAACGCAAATATCAACCATCTTCTCTTGACTTATTAAGACCTGCATCTACCAGTATCTCGCTCCATAACTCAAAACCACGTTTCCTGAATCTGAAAACTGGGTATTGAATATGCTGAAAAAAGCACACAAACCGTTCCTGGTTATCATAAAATCAAGCCTGAAGCTAGTATTTGTACCAACCAAAGTACATTCTTGCCCGGACATCGGTAGTTCCTGTAAAAAAAGGGAAAGACCTCAGGACTGAACTGGCTACCAGGGTGCAAATATTCCAATCATACAAAAAATCCCCGTCAAAGCGAACATTGCCCAGGCCCCGTGCTTTTCGTTAACTCTGAAATAATAGGGCAATACCCACTTAAGGGTCAATGGATTGGGCACTTCAAGGGTTCCATCTGCCCTTGGGCCACCGAACTTGGCCACGGGAAATTTCCTCACTCTCCAGTATACATACATCAGGAAATTGACCGTATGGGGGATCAGCATGATAAATCCGCTCACAATAAAACCCTGTATCACAATAATTGCCCCAATGGCCGAACCCACGGTCAGCGAACCGATATTGCCCCAGAATATCCTTGACGGATACCGTTCATAGAAATAAAAACCAAGAGTTGCACCGGTAATACTGACCACAGATAAAATATTATCCACATCTTCCATCACAATGCTCTTGATGATCAATGAGACCAGGACAATGATCGATAGACCTGAGGACATCCCATTATATCCGGAATGCATGTTGACCAGATTTGAAGCCACCAGGACATATGTGGGTACAATAAATTGAAGATAGAATATCCCCAGTTCCACGGACCCGATAGCCGGGAATACAATGGCCGTATGGGTTGCATATTGAATGAGGGGATATGAACAATAATACATCAAGAGGAGTTTTGACGTGCGGCCGATATCTATCATATCGTCCAGTACGCCAAATATACCGAACATTGCGATAACAATGAGCACCACATAATTCGTGGCCGAGAACTTGAAGAACAGCGAGTTCAGGGACAGGGCAAGCATGGCAATGAGGAGGATGGCTATCCCGCCACCGGTTGGCACCATCTTTTCACCGGATTTGTAATAGTCTTTGACCACCATGCCCTTTTTTGTGAGTTTCCTTATAAAGTAAGGCATTGAAATGGCAACGGCGATCAGTGGGAGCAGGAGTACGCATAGTATTTCTATGGTAATGAACTGCTGGTAGGTGAGGTGACTTATTATTTCGAAAAGCTGTATAATGCGGACGGTCTCCTGGTTTATTTAATGGACTATTTCTGTTGTTTATTCTTTTTTCAGAGGTTTAACTTTTGTGGTAAATTGTATTCAAAAGAATTAAAGTAACCTCAGTCGGATTTCCGAAGCGACCGAAAAAAAACAAACAAACATTGAGACTTCATTGCAAAAAATAGAAAAAATAGAAAAAGGAGGAGGATTGTTTCAATCCTCTTTTCCTTTCCTACTCTGCAATATGAACATTATTCCTACAATAGCTGCTATTGGCAGGGCAATAGTCGGGAATTCCGGGATCTCGTTATTAAAATCATGTGAGGGCGGGACAAAGACTATTGCTTTATTATCGTCATCTGCTCCAACTCCATCACCATGGAATTTTATGGAGCTATCACCACCGGAAGTAACTATCGGGATTTCAATAGATTCATCACTGCAAAGGTTTGTACCGAGATCGATTCTGGTAATACTATACCATGCCCCTGTTTGATAAATGCCATGCGTGGGGTATAAGAAATGATCATCAGTGGGAATCTCTGGTTTGGTACCATCTGCTGGTATCCAATTATTCACAGATATGCCATTTACGGTTAAACCTATTGAATTCATTGGATCATTTGGATCTGCATTTACCGCCATTAATAGATAAATAATGGATATACATTTATTCTGATTGTGATTCGTGATTGTAAGATTAAAAGAATCATCAGTAATAATCCATGACTCATCTCCCCAATCGT of the ANME-2 cluster archaeon genome contains:
- a CDS encoding glycosyltransferase family 4 protein — encoded protein: MKILITSLPDVKRINPQRPHHIIKHLSRNHEITILSVKAWWLEEKHDEYLEECLKDARLHYITERHINPVLQELLLIKNFDLFDEKLHFSDYDVHINFNSLIAGYYVGKKVKSYDIPTVFDVADDLPEAIKTSPQIPRVFKNIGHSAGKYMFNKSLETSDKITLVTDSLLNSYCFPPDTSRIIPNGVDTELFYPRDSGNLKRKLGIERDFILGFVGVLSEWVELEQTFAAIKRLVSSGYHVKMVIIGDGDRSFQLKKSAQQLGIAGNVIFVGSVLTRELPNYISCMDVCMVSRKTTGDSQNSFPLKLLEYMACRKPVISTDLKGVREIAEDKVIYTAISDEIEQAVIHLFNNKEMREKMSYEGMEFVNENYSWQKICSDFENVLIEAVHGYTK
- a CDS encoding glycosyltransferase family 4 protein — encoded protein: MNILVTSIVDLKKSQHNRPHQFVRHLSKDHDVTVLSINDWWKGGQGDLESYSRDFDDIFDRIDYYHLTDRKVSPVLQEVLSRNKVNEIVETNDFDVHLNYSTLVSGYFAARKLKTVYDIADDLGAMVRHSPQIPGILRPVGGFFGDMMLKKNIRISERITLTTEVLRTAYDIPEGKSDIISNGVDTDLFRDHGMGARYDFGLDGFIIGYVGVMREWIDLEPIFSVLKELNDEVKLVVVGKEGRFGENVELAKRYGVEKKVIFTGMVPYSEVPKYISAMDVCIMPFREGAISEMAVPLKLFEYMACGKPVLSARLQGIHGVAGERVLYASGRDELKQKILALYEDEGLRKRLGAQGRRFVEENYDWSKIVGQMEEVLVSTTMGERKENRELT
- the wecB gene encoding UDP-N-acetylglucosamine 2-epimerase (non-hydrolyzing), whose amino-acid sequence is MKIVIILGTRPEIIKLSPLIRECEKRGTDYFILHTGQHYSRNMDRIFFEQLELPEPKYNLCIGSSSHGEQTGKMMMGIEEILIKESPDIALLQGDTNTVLAGAIVAAKLGIGVGHVEAGLRSYDRKMPEEINRVLTDHCSDYLFSPTEKSRETLIGEGIPAEMIFVTGNTIVDAVFQNLEIADNRVDILNDLHLKAGEYFLATVHRQENVDEKKIFEGIIKALELVAEMFGLPVIYPIHPRAKKRMEEFDIVVNTIEFIDPLDYPGFLQLESNARLVLTDSGGVQEETCILNVPCVTLRDNTERPETIEAGSNIIAGTSPEKILDSVRKMVKTNKNWTNPFGDGRAGEKIIGILERHV
- a CDS encoding glycosyltransferase family 2 protein, which translates into the protein MVLHPYSPNPFPGGAHLPTITAVLSAYNEEVSIGSVILRTRQYVDRVLVIDDGSTDRTAEVAELAGAEVIRHPINRGKGAALRSGFKAAKGADIIVTLDADGQHHPSEIPKLIAPILEGEADVVNGSRYMNGHGKNTPGYRRLGQKVLDKATNFSSGLDVTDSQSGFRAFAAHTIPAFRFRESGFEIESEMLVDAALAKLRVKEVDISVRYDVDCSTANPVRHGLRVLVKVLHDMELNRPLFYFTVPGIALMLAGFGIGLHYIKLFLAGGQLPFGPSLLLIMLTLIGTFSAFTGIILHTMSLLIRETKNK
- a CDS encoding UDP-N-acetylglucosamine-1-phosphate transferase, translating into MPYFIRKLTKKGMVVKDYYKSGEKMVPTGGGIAILLIAMLALSLNSLFFKFSATNYVVLIVIAMFGIFGVLDDMIDIGRTSKLLLMYYCSYPLIQYATHTAIVFPAIGSVELGIFYLQFIVPTYVLVASNLVNMHSGYNGMSSGLSIIVLVSLIIKSIVMEDVDNILSVVSITGATLGFYFYERYPSRIFWGNIGSLTVGSAIGAIIVIQGFIVSGFIMLIPHTVNFLMYVYWRVRKFPVAKFGGPRADGTLEVPNPLTLKWVLPYYFRVNEKHGAWAMFALTGIFCMIGIFAPW
- a CDS encoding PEF-CTERM sorting domain-containing protein — protein: MEIPIVTSGGDSSIKFHGDGVGADDDNKAIVFVPPSHDFNNEIPEFPTIALPIAAIVGIMFILQSRKGKED